CTTAGCAATTTTTTTGATCCCGCTGACATTTTTTGAATTAATTAAAATTCCAACAATCCCCAAATCTTTAAAATGGATAATTTTCTTCTCCGTTGACATCCTTAGGCTTATAAGGGATTCATCCAAATACTCCAAAACATGTTCAATTTCCTCAGCTCTATCACTAATGCCAATTTTATAGTTATAATATGAATGAGTGGTTTCTATATGTTTTAAGATTTTTTCCATATTTGGCAGTATAATTGAAGATTCAGGAATCAGCATAATGATTTTACCTTCATATTGACCGATGAGTGCTTTATATCCCTGAATATCTAAGTACTTAGCAATTGATTCTAAAATTTGTTCATAATCATTGCTATCTTTTGCTTTCTTGCCATTCTCTTTATAGTCAATTGCAGCAATATAGAAGGGCGTTTCAAGATTTATCCCCATATAGCGACCGCGATTGATAATTTCTTCTCTAGAGGAATACTGTCCCTTTAAAATTTGTTCTAAGAAATAGCCCTTCATCTTTTCAAGTGCTTCAAAGCTCGTCTTTTCATTTAAAAGGTATAGAGAAGCTGCATTTGCTACCCGCTCGATAAACATAATATTATTCTCAGAGCTTTTCTCTGTTTCTTTTAAATAAATAAATGTACAATAGCCAATCACTTTTTTTTGTACAATAATAGGCGTGATGAGACGCTCTTGGTTTTCTGTTTTTAGTCTAGTTGTTTCTTTAAATAGGGGAAGCGGTTTATTATTTTTTCTATTCTTTCGAATTAAGCTTTCTTTCAGTTCTTTACTCAAAGCGCTATATTCGTCTTCTTCCATTCCTGCATAAACAATTTTTTGAAAGCTTAAATCCTCGATTGAAATCGGTATTTTTAATAGTCCAAAAGTAGAATCGGCAATATCCTGTAAATTGCTTCCGTTTGAAACACTTTCCGTTAATTTTTTATGAAATTTCGAAACCTTATCGATATAATTCCGCTGCTCTAACAATTGCTCATAGGTGTACTCTAATTCTTCTATAATATTGATTTCATGATAGAATTTCAGCTCATCCTGAATCTCGATTCCCCAATCTTCCTGGAGCTTCATCTCGAAGCAGCATTCAGGGTCACCTTTGGCTACACAACTAATTTCTTTCACAATCAAACTCTTTTTACAAATGGTAGACATATAGCCGCTTGCATACCCCGTTAAGATATGGCATACAGGCATATCTGATTTCCCATGATGTTTAAGATGCTCCTGTGCTTCAAATGAATGAATCCACTTTCCTTTGCCATTGATTGTCTTTATATTTTCCGAATCAACCCATTCAATAAATCTTTCAGACTGGACATCTCCTATATGACCTGTACCTAAATGGAGGACGGCAGCTTGTTTAATTAGATAGTCAATCGAGGTACTCGTTAACATGGCTTCTTCCGCATTACTGACACCTAAACTCCAACCGTAACGAAGCAAAAAACCCTTGGCTCGCTTTAATCCTAAATTCTCAATTATGCCCTTACGCAATAAACCAAAGGCTCCAGCAGTGGTGAGAATTTTCTTATTTCCTTCTTCTATGTAGTTTGGTTCCAGCAGATTGCCTAAGTTACCCTTCATAAACTCACCTTTTCCCTCTAAGATTAAGGATTAAACTGGTTTGATTCGAACTAGTGCAAAGCTTAAAATAAAGACTCCTTACATTTTGCATACAAGGAGTCTTAATCTTTATAGTGTGTCTTTATTCCTTGAAGGCAGCAGTTACTGCTCCAATATGTTCAAATTCAGCGGTGAAGGTATCTCCAACTTCAATTGGTATTGCTTTTGAAAGTGCTCCAGAAAGAATAACTTCCCCGGCATGGAGAGAAATACCGTAGGTTCCAAGTGCATTCGCTAACCATGCGACTGCTTGAGCTGGGTGCCCCATCACTGCTGAACCATCTGCTGA
This genomic stretch from Neobacillus niacini harbors:
- a CDS encoding V4R domain-containing protein, whose translation is MKGNLGNLLEPNYIEEGNKKILTTAGAFGLLRKGIIENLGLKRAKGFLLRYGWSLGVSNAEEAMLTSTSIDYLIKQAAVLHLGTGHIGDVQSERFIEWVDSENIKTINGKGKWIHSFEAQEHLKHHGKSDMPVCHILTGYASGYMSTICKKSLIVKEISCVAKGDPECCFEMKLQEDWGIEIQDELKFYHEINIIEELEYTYEQLLEQRNYIDKVSKFHKKLTESVSNGSNLQDIADSTFGLLKIPISIEDLSFQKIVYAGMEEDEYSALSKELKESLIRKNRKNNKPLPLFKETTRLKTENQERLITPIIVQKKVIGYCTFIYLKETEKSSENNIMFIERVANAASLYLLNEKTSFEALEKMKGYFLEQILKGQYSSREEIINRGRYMGINLETPFYIAAIDYKENGKKAKDSNDYEQILESIAKYLDIQGYKALIGQYEGKIIMLIPESSIILPNMEKILKHIETTHSYYNYKIGISDRAEEIEHVLEYLDESLISLRMSTEKKIIHFKDLGIVGILINSKNVSGIKKIAKQELGPLYKLGEGKQKELLKTLYVFLSNGGKLQQTMDDLSLSMSGLMYRINKIENLINKDLRDSSQSYQLLLILDSLLALGELEI